Proteins encoded together in one Oryzias latipes chromosome 11, ASM223467v1 window:
- the LOC101167465 gene encoding protein argonaute-4 isoform X1: MEALGPGPPAPTSLFQPPRRPGLGTVGKPIRLLANHFQVQIPKIDVYHYDIDIKPEKRPRRVNREVVDTMVRHFKMQIFGDRQPGYDGKRNMYTAHPLPIGRDRVDLEVTLPGEGKDQTFKVSLQWVSVVSLQMLLEALSGHLNEVPEDSVQALDVITRHLPSMRYTPVGRSFFSPPEGYYHPLGGGREVWFGFHQSVRPAMWNMMLNIDVSATAFYRAQPVIEFMCEVLDIQNINEQTKPLTDSQRVKFTKEIRGLKVEVTHCGQMKRKYRVCNVTRRPASHQTFPLQLENGQAMECTVAQYFKQKYNLQLKYPHLPCLQVGQEQKHTYLPLEVCNIVAGQRCIKKLTDNQTSTMIKATARSAPDRQEEISRLVKSNSMVGGPDPYLKEFGIVVHNDMTEVTGRVLPAPMLQYGGRVSTDTGRDCGRNKTVATPNQGVWDMRGKQFYAGIEIKVWAVACFAPQKQCREDLLKSFTDQLRKISKDAGMPIQGQPCFCKYAQGADSVEPMFKHLKMSYVGLQLIVVILPGKTPVYAEVKRVGDTLLGMATQCVQVKNVVKTSPQTLSNLCLKINAKLGGINNVLVPHQRPSVFQQPVIFLGADVTHPPAGDGKKPSIAAVVGSMDGHPSRYCATVRVQTSRQDMSQEQLFSQEVIQDLTNMVRELLIQFYKSTRFKPTRIIYYRGGVSEGQMKQVAWPELIAIRKACISLEEDYRPGITYIVVQKRHHTRLFCSDKAERVGKSGNVPAGTTVDSTITHPSEFDFYLCSHAGIQGTSRPSHYHVLWDDNCFTADELQLLTYQLCHTYVRCTRSVSIPAPAYYARLVAFRARYHLVDKDHDSAEGSHVSGQSNGRDPQALAKAVQIHYDTQHTMYFA, encoded by the exons ATGGAAGCACTCGGACCCG GCCCGCCTGCTCCCACCTCTCTGTTTCAGCCTCCAAGGCGTCCCGGCCTCGGCACGGTGGGGAAACCCATCCGGCTCCTTGCCAACCACTTCCAGGTGCAGATTCCCAAGATTGACGTCTATCACTATGACATCGACATCAAGCCTGAGAAACGGCCTCGAAGGGTCAACAG ggaGGTGGTGGACACCATGGTGCGGCACTTCAAGATGCAGATCTTTGGAGACCGGCAGCCGGGTTACGACGGGAAGAGGAACATGTACACGGCCCACCCACTGCCCATCGGGAGAGACCGG GTGGATCTGGAGGTGACTCTTCCAGGCGAGGGGAAGGACCAGACCTTTAAGGTGTCCCTGCAGTGGGTGTCTGTCGTCAGCCTTCAGATGCTGCTGGAGGCGCTGTCGGGTCACCTAAACGAGGTCCCTGAGGACTCGGTTCAGGCCCTGGACGTCATCACACGGCACCTGCCCTCTATGAG GTATACTCCTGTGGGTCGCTCCTTCTTTTCCCCTCCTGAAGGTTACTACCATCCTCTGGGTGGGGGGCGGGAGGTGTGGTTCGGCTTCCATCAGTCTGTCCGTCCCGCCATGTGGAACATGATGCTGAACATCGACG TGTCTGCGACTGCTTTCTACCGCGCTCAGCCCGTCATCGAGTTCATGTGCGAGGTGCTGGACATCCAGAACATCAACGAGCAAACCAAACCGCTCACCGACTCCCAGAGGGTCAAATTCACCAAGGAGATTAGAG GTTTGAAGGTGGAGGTCACTCACTGTGGTCAGATGAAGAGGAAGTACCGCGTTTGCAACGTAACACGCCGGCCTGCCAGCCATCAAAC GTTCCCTCTGCAGCTGGAGAACGGGCAGGCCATGGAGTGCACGGTGGCTCAGTACTTCAAGCAGAAATACAACCTCCAACTCAAGTATCCACACCTGCCCTGCCTGCAGGTGGGGCAGGAGCAGAAGCACACCTATCTCCCCCTGGAG GTCTGCAACATTGTGGCCGGTCAGCGCTGCATCAAGAAGCTGACAGACAACCAGACGTCCACCATGATCAAAGCCACGGCGCGCTCCGCCCCCGACCGGCAGGAGGAGATCAGCCGGCTG GTGAAGAGCAACAGCATGGTCGGGGGCCCGGACCCCTACCTGAAAGAGTTCGGCATAGTGGTGCACAATGACATGACGGAGGTGACGGGGCGTGTCCTCCCTGCGCCCATGCTGCAGTATGGGGGCCGGGTGAGTACAGACACAGGGAGGGACTGTGGCAGG AATAAAACCGTGGCCACGCCCAATCAAGGCGTGTGGGACATGAGAGGGAAGCAGTTCTATGCTGGAATTGAGATCAAGGTGTGGGCCGTGGCCTGCTTTGCCCCGCAGAAGCAGTGCCGGGAGGACCTGCTCAA GAGCTTCACGGACCAGCTGAGGAAGATCTCAAAGGATGCTGGAATGCCCATCCAGGGTCAGCCGTGTTTCTGTAAATATGCCCAGGGAGCTGACAGCGTGGAGCCCATGTTCAAACACCTCAAGATGTCGTACGTGGGTCTCCAGCTGATCGTGGTCATCCTGCCGGGAAAAACCCCTGTCTACG CCGAAGTGAAGCGGGTGGGGGACACCCTCCTTGGCATGGCGACTCAGTGTGTGCAAGTGAAGAATGTGGTGAAGACGTCTCCTCAGACTCTGTCCAACCTCTGCCTGAAGATCAACGCCAAGCTGGGAGGCATCAACAATGTGCTGGTGCCTCATCAGAG GCCGTCAGTCTTCCAGCAGCCGGTCATCTTCCTCGGTGCCGATGTCACTCATCCTCCTGCCGGGGACGGCAAGAAGCCGTCCATCGCAGCCGTGGTGGGCAGCATGGACGGCCATCCCAGCCGGTACTGTGCGACGGTGCGGGTTCAGACATCTCGGCAGGACATGTCCCAG GAGCAGCTTTTCAGCCAGGAGGTGATCCAGGACCTGACCAACATGGTGCGCGAGCTTCTCATCCAGTTCTACAAGTCCACACGATTCAAGCCCACACGCATCATTTATTATCGCGGCGGCGTTTCCGAGGGACAGATGAAACAG GTGGCCTGGCCGGAGCTGATCGCCATAAGGAAGGCGTGCATCAGTTTGGAAGAGGACTACAGGCCTGGCATCACCTACATCGTGGTGCAGAAGCGCCATCACACGCGTCTGTTCTGCTCCGACAAAGCTGAGAGG GTGGGGAAGAGCGGAAATGTTCCAGCCGGCACCACTGTGGACAGCACCATCACGCATCCGTCTGAGTTTGACTTCTACTTGTGCAGCCATGCTGGAATTCAG GGAACCAGTCGCCCCTCCCACTACCACGTCCTGTGGGATGATAATTGCTTCACGGCCGacgagctgcagctcctcacctACCAGCTGTGCCACACCTATGTGCGCTGCACGCGCTCAGTCTCCATCCCGGCGCCTGCCTACTACGCCAGGCTGGTTGCTTTTCGCGCTCGCTACCACCTGGTGGACAAAGACCACGACAG CGCCGAGGGGAGCCACGTGTCGGGTCAGAGCAACGGCCGCGACCCGCAGGCTTTGGCAAAGGCGGTTCAGATCCACTACGACACACAGCACACCATGTACTTCGCCTGA
- the LOC101167465 gene encoding protein argonaute-4 isoform X2, producing MEALGPGPPAPTSLFQPPRRPGLGTVGKPIRLLANHFQVQIPKIDVYHYDIDIKPEKRPRRVNREVVDTMVRHFKMQIFGDRQPGYDGKRNMYTAHPLPIGRDRVDLEVTLPGEGKDQTFKVSLQWVSVVSLQMLLEALSGHLNEVPEDSVQALDVITRHLPSMRYTPVGRSFFSPPEGYYHPLGGGREVWFGFHQSVRPAMWNMMLNIDVSATAFYRAQPVIEFMCEVLDIQNINEQTKPLTDSQRVKFTKEIRGLKVEVTHCGQMKRKYRVCNVTRRPASHQTFPLQLENGQAMECTVAQYFKQKYNLQLKYPHLPCLQVGQEQKHTYLPLEVCNIVAGQRCIKKLTDNQTSTMIKATARSAPDRQEEISRLVKSNSMVGGPDPYLKEFGIVVHNDMTEVTGRVLPAPMLQYGGRNKTVATPNQGVWDMRGKQFYAGIEIKVWAVACFAPQKQCREDLLKSFTDQLRKISKDAGMPIQGQPCFCKYAQGADSVEPMFKHLKMSYVGLQLIVVILPGKTPVYAEVKRVGDTLLGMATQCVQVKNVVKTSPQTLSNLCLKINAKLGGINNVLVPHQRPSVFQQPVIFLGADVTHPPAGDGKKPSIAAVVGSMDGHPSRYCATVRVQTSRQDMSQEQLFSQEVIQDLTNMVRELLIQFYKSTRFKPTRIIYYRGGVSEGQMKQVAWPELIAIRKACISLEEDYRPGITYIVVQKRHHTRLFCSDKAERVGKSGNVPAGTTVDSTITHPSEFDFYLCSHAGIQGTSRPSHYHVLWDDNCFTADELQLLTYQLCHTYVRCTRSVSIPAPAYYARLVAFRARYHLVDKDHDSAEGSHVSGQSNGRDPQALAKAVQIHYDTQHTMYFA from the exons ATGGAAGCACTCGGACCCG GCCCGCCTGCTCCCACCTCTCTGTTTCAGCCTCCAAGGCGTCCCGGCCTCGGCACGGTGGGGAAACCCATCCGGCTCCTTGCCAACCACTTCCAGGTGCAGATTCCCAAGATTGACGTCTATCACTATGACATCGACATCAAGCCTGAGAAACGGCCTCGAAGGGTCAACAG ggaGGTGGTGGACACCATGGTGCGGCACTTCAAGATGCAGATCTTTGGAGACCGGCAGCCGGGTTACGACGGGAAGAGGAACATGTACACGGCCCACCCACTGCCCATCGGGAGAGACCGG GTGGATCTGGAGGTGACTCTTCCAGGCGAGGGGAAGGACCAGACCTTTAAGGTGTCCCTGCAGTGGGTGTCTGTCGTCAGCCTTCAGATGCTGCTGGAGGCGCTGTCGGGTCACCTAAACGAGGTCCCTGAGGACTCGGTTCAGGCCCTGGACGTCATCACACGGCACCTGCCCTCTATGAG GTATACTCCTGTGGGTCGCTCCTTCTTTTCCCCTCCTGAAGGTTACTACCATCCTCTGGGTGGGGGGCGGGAGGTGTGGTTCGGCTTCCATCAGTCTGTCCGTCCCGCCATGTGGAACATGATGCTGAACATCGACG TGTCTGCGACTGCTTTCTACCGCGCTCAGCCCGTCATCGAGTTCATGTGCGAGGTGCTGGACATCCAGAACATCAACGAGCAAACCAAACCGCTCACCGACTCCCAGAGGGTCAAATTCACCAAGGAGATTAGAG GTTTGAAGGTGGAGGTCACTCACTGTGGTCAGATGAAGAGGAAGTACCGCGTTTGCAACGTAACACGCCGGCCTGCCAGCCATCAAAC GTTCCCTCTGCAGCTGGAGAACGGGCAGGCCATGGAGTGCACGGTGGCTCAGTACTTCAAGCAGAAATACAACCTCCAACTCAAGTATCCACACCTGCCCTGCCTGCAGGTGGGGCAGGAGCAGAAGCACACCTATCTCCCCCTGGAG GTCTGCAACATTGTGGCCGGTCAGCGCTGCATCAAGAAGCTGACAGACAACCAGACGTCCACCATGATCAAAGCCACGGCGCGCTCCGCCCCCGACCGGCAGGAGGAGATCAGCCGGCTG GTGAAGAGCAACAGCATGGTCGGGGGCCCGGACCCCTACCTGAAAGAGTTCGGCATAGTGGTGCACAATGACATGACGGAGGTGACGGGGCGTGTCCTCCCTGCGCCCATGCTGCAGTATGGGGGCCGG AATAAAACCGTGGCCACGCCCAATCAAGGCGTGTGGGACATGAGAGGGAAGCAGTTCTATGCTGGAATTGAGATCAAGGTGTGGGCCGTGGCCTGCTTTGCCCCGCAGAAGCAGTGCCGGGAGGACCTGCTCAA GAGCTTCACGGACCAGCTGAGGAAGATCTCAAAGGATGCTGGAATGCCCATCCAGGGTCAGCCGTGTTTCTGTAAATATGCCCAGGGAGCTGACAGCGTGGAGCCCATGTTCAAACACCTCAAGATGTCGTACGTGGGTCTCCAGCTGATCGTGGTCATCCTGCCGGGAAAAACCCCTGTCTACG CCGAAGTGAAGCGGGTGGGGGACACCCTCCTTGGCATGGCGACTCAGTGTGTGCAAGTGAAGAATGTGGTGAAGACGTCTCCTCAGACTCTGTCCAACCTCTGCCTGAAGATCAACGCCAAGCTGGGAGGCATCAACAATGTGCTGGTGCCTCATCAGAG GCCGTCAGTCTTCCAGCAGCCGGTCATCTTCCTCGGTGCCGATGTCACTCATCCTCCTGCCGGGGACGGCAAGAAGCCGTCCATCGCAGCCGTGGTGGGCAGCATGGACGGCCATCCCAGCCGGTACTGTGCGACGGTGCGGGTTCAGACATCTCGGCAGGACATGTCCCAG GAGCAGCTTTTCAGCCAGGAGGTGATCCAGGACCTGACCAACATGGTGCGCGAGCTTCTCATCCAGTTCTACAAGTCCACACGATTCAAGCCCACACGCATCATTTATTATCGCGGCGGCGTTTCCGAGGGACAGATGAAACAG GTGGCCTGGCCGGAGCTGATCGCCATAAGGAAGGCGTGCATCAGTTTGGAAGAGGACTACAGGCCTGGCATCACCTACATCGTGGTGCAGAAGCGCCATCACACGCGTCTGTTCTGCTCCGACAAAGCTGAGAGG GTGGGGAAGAGCGGAAATGTTCCAGCCGGCACCACTGTGGACAGCACCATCACGCATCCGTCTGAGTTTGACTTCTACTTGTGCAGCCATGCTGGAATTCAG GGAACCAGTCGCCCCTCCCACTACCACGTCCTGTGGGATGATAATTGCTTCACGGCCGacgagctgcagctcctcacctACCAGCTGTGCCACACCTATGTGCGCTGCACGCGCTCAGTCTCCATCCCGGCGCCTGCCTACTACGCCAGGCTGGTTGCTTTTCGCGCTCGCTACCACCTGGTGGACAAAGACCACGACAG CGCCGAGGGGAGCCACGTGTCGGGTCAGAGCAACGGCCGCGACCCGCAGGCTTTGGCAAAGGCGGTTCAGATCCACTACGACACACAGCACACCATGTACTTCGCCTGA
- the LOC101167718 gene encoding claudin-4-like, with product MVNTGMQLISFTCAVTGWIMAIAVTALPQWKVSAFIGNNILTSEIKWEGIWMNCIYQTTGHMQCKTYDSMLALPPDIQAARALMCLAIFMGWLSCTVSCCGMKCTTCAGDDRRAKAGIALAGGILFIVTGLCVLIPISWTANTVVRDFYNPNVPIMHKRELGQAIYLGWAAAVILIISGAVLSSTCPLMERGGRYRRGYMGRSFANSPASAPDPPKPITSSSLPMREYV from the coding sequence ATGGTGAACACGGGCATGCAACTGATCAGCTTCACCTGCGCCGTGACCGGATGGATCATGGCGATCGCCGTCACAGCGCTGCCACAGTGGAAGGTGTCGGCCTTCATCGGCAACAACATCCTGACCTCGGAGATCAAGTGGGAGGGCATCTGGATGAACTGCATCTACCAGACCACGGGTCACATGCAATGCAAAACATACGACTCCATGCTGGCGCTGCCGCCAGACATCCAGGCGGCGCGGGCCCTCATGTGCCTCGCCATCTTCATGGGCTGGCTGTCTTGCACAGTGTCCTGCTGCGGCATGAAGTGCACCACCTGCGCCGGCGATGACCGCCGTGCCAAGGCAGGCATTGCGCTGGCGGGCGGCATCCTCTTCATCGTCACAGGCCTTTGCGTTCTGATCCCCATTTCCTGGACTGCCAACACGGTGGTGCGGGATTTCTACAACCCCAATGTCCCCATCATGCACAAGCGAGAGCTGGGCCAGGCCATCTACCTGGGCTGGGCCGCCGCCGTCATCCTGATAATCAGCGGCGCCGTGCTGAGCAGCACCTGCCCACTTATGGAGCGGGGCGGTCGGTACCGCAGGGGCTACATGGGACGGAGCTTTGCCAACTCCCCCGCCTCCGCTCCCGATCCTCCCAAACCCATCACCTCCAGCAGCCTCCCCATGAGGGAGTACGTGTAG
- the c11h1orf109 gene encoding uncharacterized protein C1orf109 homolog produces the protein MSDISRPTLSALHQAFRNSFAALESNQRLWGSELAECSPLLGSLGNLAEQMRALSNVRVSSTPLGTFPKLEERLRFKLQEAADTVLEKLNEKMCRLQSARDAISNQVRSVMQLYEQNATSLDLQAVTERSAVTPSVADMLEWLQDAERHYRQQFLQRKVLLQTLRPNDLALLESLPERWKSLESPDGEQRITETLCRVSFFLELE, from the exons ATGTCTGACATCTCCCGACCGACGCTCAGCGCCCTCCACCAGGCGTTCAGGAACAGCTTCGCCGCGCTGGAGAGCAACCAGCGGCTGTGGGGGAGCGAGCTAGCGGAGTGCAGCCCTCTCCTGGGGTCTCTGGGGAACCTAGCGGAGCAGATGAGAGCTCTCTCTAACGTGCGGGTCTCCAGCACGCCGCTCGGAACCTTCCCGAAGCTGGAGGAGCGGCTGCGCTTCAAACTGCAGGAGGCCGCGGACACGGTGCTGGAGAAACTCAACGAGAAGAT GTGTCGTCTGCAGTCTGCCAGAGACGCCATCAGTAACCAGGTGAGGTCCGTCATGCAGCTGTATGAGCAGAACGCCACCAGTTTGGACCTGCAGGCCGTCACAGAGCGCTCCGCCGTCACCCCGTCAGTCGCAGACATGCTGGAGTGGCTTCAGGACGCCGAGCGCCACTACAGGCAGCA ATTCCTGCAGAGGAAAGTTCTGCTGCAAACGCTCAGACCCAACGACCTCGCTCTGCTGGAATCCCTTCCTGAGAGGTGGAAGTCCCTGGAGTCTCCTGACGGCGAGCAGCGAATCACAG AAACACTTTGCAGAGTGTCATTTTTCCTGGAGCTGGAGTGA